The genome window AGCAATATCGATAGCAATGCAGTTGAAAGAAATGGTATTCGGTTGGAAATTTTAGTACCAGACCGGGTGTGGCGCATACCTGAAAATCAGCCAAATGCTACTACTCCTGTTCGGATCGGTTTTCAACTTACAAACAATACACCTTACCCGATTCGCTTTCCTCCACTCGATCCCCTTCTGATATTTCCATTAGAAATAGTGGATGCTGATGGCAATTTATTACGGCGTTCTGGGGGTAGAGGTATGCTTCGCAAATCTCCGCAACTGGCTTGTCCTTTAGTTCAACCAGGAGAAAGTCTAACCTTTTTCTTGAAAGCCGAACTTTTTTGGCAGAGCAATCAGCTTCTATTTGGAGGCAATGATGGATTGGGTGGCGGATGGACTTTTGATATTAGGCCTGGTAACTATCAACTTAGATTGAGATACGTCAATTCTAGACCAGTATTATTCTGTGATGAACCCCAGATATATGAATACAAATTAACACGAGGGATTTGGACGGGTCAGATAGTAACACCCTTTGTGAAGTTCCGCGTCGTTCAGTCTGAATCTAAATAGAACTTAAGAGCCAATTTTTACTCGATTTCAAGCCGAGACAGATATTTCCTACCCCATACAAAGGAGTTGTCAAAAATGAAACTATCGCAACAATTGATGAACCTACGAAACTTTATTGATAAATTATATATTGTAGTGTAAGATACTTTTTTTGCAGGCATCGAAGTTTAGTATTTTTAATTGTAGCACCAGAAAAATATCACGTAAAAAATCAGTATTTTTACGGTTAAAACATTTATGAATTAGTCCTAATATATAACCAAATAATTGATGAGTCACTTTGTGAAAGCAAAGCCAATTGATGTGATTAAGCATTTTGCCTTGTTTTTATTGGCTTTAATCATTTCGGGTGTAATGGCACTGAGCCATGTGTCCGCAGGAGCGACAGCGCCCTCTGACATAGGAATAACCAGGGTGACTGAGTTGAAATCCGTAGATTTACCGGACAGCAAGACTGTTGAAGGGGAAGGCATTTCTATGAATATCTCAGTACCGTACTTTATTTTACCCATACCGGAAAAGAAGCTGGATATCAGTAGCCCTTTATCTTTTGTAGTTAGCATTGCCAACAATACACAAAATTTCATTCGAGCTGACAACGACACATTGATTCCAGAACTTGTAGGGCAAGATGGTCGATCGCTGCCACTACAAATAAGTAGAGATAGACAGTCAAAAATGAGAAATTTGTGCTGGTTAGTGGAGCCAGGAACAACAAGATTATTCCGCTCAGGCGGACTTGCATGGAATAATAATAAGCTTCAACTCAGAGGTGATGCAGGACTTGGCTACTTTTGGTATTTTGACGAACTCAAGCCCGGAGAGTATCAGCTTCGATTCATTTATGACAGTCCTGGTGGAAAAGTTTCATGCTATGACGTAGAAACGCAGAAGCTTATGACAGTAAAAGGACTTGGAAAAGGTGAGGGAGCTACGAATTTCATACCGATTCGAGTGGTTCAACCTGTATCTATTAACAGCAATACACTTGAAATAGATGGCATTCGCTTTGAACTTTTCATGCCAGAGCGTGTCCTGACAATCCCCTCAAATCAGCCCAATGCTGCAACTTTTGTAAAACTCGCTCTTCGGATTACCAATAAAACTGTAACCTCGTTGCGCTTCCAACAGTTAAATACAACGTTACAGATTCTAGGACAAGATGGTAAAAAACTTCGTTGGAAAGGACGCGGCGGAGGAAATTTGCTAGCAGGATACAACTGTCCGTTAGTCGAGCCAGGAGAGAATGTTACTTTCAGTCTAGATGCCAAACTCTTCTGGGAAAATAACTTGCTTTTACTTGGACGCTCTGAACGCTCTGGTGGCTTCATCTATTTTGATGAGTTCAAGCCCGGTAAGTATCAGATAAGAATTGGGTACAACCCTGGAGCAGAAGTAAGCTGCACACAGGAGCTCTCAGGAGATACATGGAAAGGCTTGGGAGCTACGCCTTTTGTAGGGTTTAACTTAGTCGAGCATTAAACTTTAACGACATCACACTTGTCTGTTAGGTAGGATTTCACCCCTGGTTGATAGTTTTTAAAATTAGTGGTTTGTAAGGAGTTACAAAAAATGCGATTACGACAATATCCCTTGGTATTTTTGACAACAAGCTTGCTGCTCTGGCTGATGGATTATGGAGCGAGTGCATTCTCTTTTAGTTTGGGCGGTGACACTAGCTCTAAAACCATTTCATACAAAGACCCGGTTAAGGCTGAAGGTAAAATAACTGTAAAACAGGTAAAACTTCTCGACCCACCTGCTCAAAGTAGTGACTTTCTGAGGACCCTCCAAACCCTTTTTCAAGGATGGGAATTTAATCCGGTATCAATAGATGGTAGATTTGAGATAGTAGAAAATCAGCCTTACTACACACCAGAGGCTAACTTCCCAGACGAAGCTACTCACGTAGGGGCTAAATTTCAACTCAATTACCTTTACCAGATAGCAGAAAATGGCGTTTCCAGCAGCTTTCACAATA of Oscillatoria nigro-viridis PCC 7112 contains these proteins:
- a CDS encoding histidine kinase; amino-acid sequence: MKAKPIDVIKHFALFLLALIISGVMALSHVSAGATAPSDIGITRVTELKSVDLPDSKTVEGEGISMNISVPYFILPIPEKKLDISSPLSFVVSIANNTQNFIRADNDTLIPELVGQDGRSLPLQISRDRQSKMRNLCWLVEPGTTRLFRSGGLAWNNNKLQLRGDAGLGYFWYFDELKPGEYQLRFIYDSPGGKVSCYDVETQKLMTVKGLGKGEGATNFIPIRVVQPVSINSNTLEIDGIRFELFMPERVLTIPSNQPNAATFVKLALRITNKTVTSLRFQQLNTTLQILGQDGKKLRWKGRGGGNLLAGYNCPLVEPGENVTFSLDAKLFWENNLLLLGRSERSGGFIYFDEFKPGKYQIRIGYNPGAEVSCTQELSGDTWKGLGATPFVGFNLVEH